From the genome of Pseudomonas sp. FP453:
GGCCTCGATCACGCCGCGTTTGACGTGCTCGGCGATCTGGCGGAAATGCGCGTTGCACGGCGTCAGCTCCGACCAGGTATTGCAGATGCCGATGATCGGCTTGCCATGGAACTGATGGTCGGCAATGCCCTGGTTCTTCATCCAGCTGCGGTACATGAAGCCGTTCTTGTCGGCGGTACCAAACCACTGGGCGGAGCGTAGGCCGGGCTTTTTATCAGACATGATCGATTCTCTTATTGTATGACTATATGTTCTGTGCGTGCTTAAACATAAGCGTAAAAACGCCTATTTGGAAGAGTTGTTTTGCAAATAGTCATACTATATAGTCGGTCTCAACTGAGGTATGGCCCTGGCGGATTTCCGCGAGAGGCGTGCCCCGAGCTTCTATAAAAACAACAATGTGGAGATCGACCCCCATGAGCCAGGAACTGCGGCTTATTCGGCGCATCACGCTGAAACTGATTCCCTTCCTGATCCTGCTGTACCTGATCGCCTACGTGGACCGTTCCGCCGTGGGCTTTGCCAAGTTGCACATGGGCGCCGACATCGGCATCGGTGATGCCGCCTATGGCCTGGGCGCAGGCCTGTTCTTTATCGGCTACTTCCTGTTCGAGATCCCCAGCAACCTGATGCTCGACCGCTTCGGCGCGCGGCGCTGGTTTGCGCGGATCATGATCACCTGGGGCGCGATCACCATCGGCATGGCCTTCGTGCAGGGGCCCCACAGTTTCTATGTGATGCGCTTCCTGCTCGGTGCGGCGGAGGCGGGGTTCTTTCCGGGCGTGCTGTACTACATCACCCAATGGTTCCCGGTACGCCATCGCGGCAAGATCCTCGGGCTGTTCATCCTGTCCCAGCCGATTGCGATGATGATCACCGGGCCCGTGTCCGGAGGCCTGCTGGGCATGGACGGCATCCTCGGCCTGCACGGCTGGCAATGGCTGTTCATCGTGATTGGCACCCCGGCGATCCTGCTCACCTGGCCGGTGCTGCGCTACCTGCCGGACGGCCCCAAGCAGGTCTGCTGGATGAGCGATGAGGAAAAAGCCTGGCTCACCGGCGAACTGGCCAAAGACCTGCAAGCCTACGGCCAGACCCGCCACGGCAACCCGCTGCATGCCCTCAAGGACAAACGCGTGTTGCTGCTGGCGCTGTTCTACCTGCCAGTGACCCTGAGCATCTACGGCCTGGGCCTGTGGCTACCGACCCTGATCAAGCAGTTCGGCGGCAGCGACCTGACCACCGGCTTCATCTCCGCCGTGCCCTACATCTTCGGCATCGTTGGCCTGTTGATCATCCCGCGCAGTTCCGACCGCTTGAATGATCGCTACGGCCACCTCGCCGTGCTCTATGTGCTCGGCGCCATCGGCCTGTTCTTCAGCGCGTGGCTGAGCGTACCGGTGCTGCAAATGGCCGCGCTGTGCCTGGCGGCGTTCGCGTTGTTTTCCTGCACGGCGGTGTTCTGGACCTTGCCGGGGCGTTTCTTCGCTGGCGCCAGTGCGGCGGCAGGCATTGCGCTGATTAACTCGGTGGGCAATCTCGGCGGCTACATTGGCCCGTTTGTGATTGGTGCGCTCAAGGAATACACCGGCAACCTCGCCTCGGGCCTGTACTTCCTGTCCGGGGTGATGGTGTTCGGGCTGATCCTGACCTTCGTGGTGTACCGCGTGCTGGAACGCAAGCACGTGCTGCCCGCCGACCAATTCGCCGCCAGCGCCCGTGGCGCTTCACGTACTTGATTCAAGGAGAAGTTGCATGCGTTTAGTTCAGTTTGAATTGCCCAACGGTGAGCGCCGGGTTGGCGTGGTGGACGGCAACACGCTGCGCGAGGTTAAGGCTGCGCGCAGCGTGCGTGAATTGGCCCTGGCGGCCATCGAAGCCGGTGTCGGCCTGGCCCAACAGGTCGACAGCCTGGGCCTGGGCGCCAGCCATGACTACGCGGCACTGCTGGCCGACTTGAAGATCCTGCCGCCGCTGGACCATCCCGACCCCGCCCACATGCTCATCAGCGGCACCGGCCTGACCCACCTCGGCAGCGCCTCGGCCCGCGACAAGATGCACCAGGCCGGTGACGAAACCGCGCTGACCGACACCATGCGCATCTTCAAATGGGGCGTGGAGGGCGGCAAGCCAGCGGCCGGGGTTGCCGGCGTGCAACCCGAGTGGTTCTACAAGGGTGACGGCAGCATCGTCGTGCGCCCCGGCGCCGCGTTCCCGGTGCCGCCGTTTGCCGAAGACGCCGGTGAAGAGCCAGAGATCGGCGGCTTGTACGTGATCGGCCCGGACAGCCAGCCCTATCGCGTCGGCTTTGCGGTGGGCAACGAATTCTCTGACCACGTCATGGAGCGCAAGAACTACCTGTACCTGGCCCATTCCAAGCTGCGCAGTTGCAGCTACGGCCCCGAGTTGCGTGTCGGCGAATTGCCGCAGCATCTGGCAGGCAGCAGCCGCATCCTGCGCGACGGCGAAGTGATCTGGCAGAACGAATTCCTCAGCGGCGAAGCCAACATGTGCCACAGCCTGGACAACCTCGAATACCACCACTTCAAGTACCGCCAGTTCCTCAGGCCGGGCGATGTGCATATCCACTTCTTCGGCACCGCCACGCTGTCATTCGCCGACGGTATACGTACCCAGCCGGGGGATGTGTTCGAGATCAGCCAGGCAGAGTTCGGCGCGCCGCTGGTCAACCGTGTCGGCAGCAGCGACGCGGCATTCGCACCCGGCCACGTCATCACCCTTTAAGGAGCCCCTTCATGTCCCAGTTTCTCGGCCACAACTACATCGGCGGCCAGCGCAGCGCCAACGGCAGCGTGACCCTCAAGAGTGTCGATGCAAGCACCGGCGAAGCCTTGCCCCTGGATTTCTACCAGGCCACGCCGCAGGAAGTCGACGCCGCCGCCAAGGCCGCTTCGCAGGCCTATCCAGCCTATCGCGCCCTGAGCGCGGCGCGCCGCGCGCAGTTCCTCGATGCGATCGCCGATGAGCTGGACGCCCTGGGCGATGATTTCGTCGCGCTGGTCTGCCGCGAAACCGCGCTGCCCGCCGCCCGTATCAAAGGCGAGCGCGGGCGTACCAGCGGCCAGATGCGCCTGTTCGCCAGCGTGCTGCGGCGCGGCGACTTCTACGGCGCGCGCATCGACAAGGCCTTGCCGGAGCGCCAGCCACTGCCGCGCCCGGACCTGCGTCAATACCGCATCGGCCTCGGCCCGGTGGCAGTGTTCGGGGCGAGCAATTTCCCCCTGGCGTTCTCTACGGCGGGCGGGGATACCGCTGCTGCGTTGGCCGCCGGTTGCCCGGTGGTGTTCAAGGCCCACAGCGGGCATATGGCGACGGCCGAATGCGTGGCCGATGCAATCCTGCGTGCCGCCGAAGCCAGCGGGATGCCGGCCGGTGTGTTCAACATGATCTTTGGCGGCGGCGTCGGCGAGGCGCTGGTCAAGCACCCGGCGATCCAGGCGGTGGGCTTTACCGGCTCGCTCAAGGGCGGTCGCGCCTTGTGCGATATGGCGGCGGCGCGCCCGCAGCCGATCCCGGTGTTTGCCGAGATGTCCAGCATCAACCCGGTAATCGTCTTGCCCCAGGCGCTACAGGCCCGCGCCGACACCATCGCCCGCGACCTCACCGCGTCGGTGGTGCAAGGCTGCGGCCAGTTCTGCACCAACCCGGGCTTGGTGATCGGCCTCGCATCGCCTGCATTTACCGCGTTCACCCAGCAGGTGGCGCAATTGATCGGCGACCAACCGGCGCAG
Proteins encoded in this window:
- a CDS encoding MFS transporter, giving the protein MSQELRLIRRITLKLIPFLILLYLIAYVDRSAVGFAKLHMGADIGIGDAAYGLGAGLFFIGYFLFEIPSNLMLDRFGARRWFARIMITWGAITIGMAFVQGPHSFYVMRFLLGAAEAGFFPGVLYYITQWFPVRHRGKILGLFILSQPIAMMITGPVSGGLLGMDGILGLHGWQWLFIVIGTPAILLTWPVLRYLPDGPKQVCWMSDEEKAWLTGELAKDLQAYGQTRHGNPLHALKDKRVLLLALFYLPVTLSIYGLGLWLPTLIKQFGGSDLTTGFISAVPYIFGIVGLLIIPRSSDRLNDRYGHLAVLYVLGAIGLFFSAWLSVPVLQMAALCLAAFALFSCTAVFWTLPGRFFAGASAAAGIALINSVGNLGGYIGPFVIGALKEYTGNLASGLYFLSGVMVFGLILTFVVYRVLERKHVLPADQFAASARGASRT
- the araD1 gene encoding AraD1 family protein; translated protein: MRLVQFELPNGERRVGVVDGNTLREVKAARSVRELALAAIEAGVGLAQQVDSLGLGASHDYAALLADLKILPPLDHPDPAHMLISGTGLTHLGSASARDKMHQAGDETALTDTMRIFKWGVEGGKPAAGVAGVQPEWFYKGDGSIVVRPGAAFPVPPFAEDAGEEPEIGGLYVIGPDSQPYRVGFAVGNEFSDHVMERKNYLYLAHSKLRSCSYGPELRVGELPQHLAGSSRILRDGEVIWQNEFLSGEANMCHSLDNLEYHHFKYRQFLRPGDVHIHFFGTATLSFADGIRTQPGDVFEISQAEFGAPLVNRVGSSDAAFAPGHVITL
- a CDS encoding aldehyde dehydrogenase (NADP(+)); translation: MSQFLGHNYIGGQRSANGSVTLKSVDASTGEALPLDFYQATPQEVDAAAKAASQAYPAYRALSAARRAQFLDAIADELDALGDDFVALVCRETALPAARIKGERGRTSGQMRLFASVLRRGDFYGARIDKALPERQPLPRPDLRQYRIGLGPVAVFGASNFPLAFSTAGGDTAAALAAGCPVVFKAHSGHMATAECVADAILRAAEASGMPAGVFNMIFGGGVGEALVKHPAIQAVGFTGSLKGGRALCDMAAARPQPIPVFAEMSSINPVIVLPQALQARADTIARDLTASVVQGCGQFCTNPGLVIGLASPAFTAFTQQVAQLIGDQPAQTMLNAGTLGSYGKGLEKLLAHPGIEHLAGNPQAGHQAQPQLFKADVRLLIEGDEVLQEEVFGPTTVFVEVADQAQLSAALHGLHGQLTATIIGELNDLQQFAELTPLLEQKVGRILLNGYPTGVEVCDAMVHGGPYPATSDARGTSVGTLAIDRFLRPVCFQNYPDRLLPDALKNANPLRIQRLVDGTPSRDPL